The window GACTACGCCTTTTCCAGTCTTTTCTATGATGACAGTTCTGGTCTCAGGAGAGTTGAGCTTCAGCTGAACCTGCTTCAGGTTCAGTATAATATCAGCGACGTCTTCATGCACTCCGTCAATTGTGGTAAACTCATGATCAGCTCCCTCAATCCGGACCGATGTAATTGCAGCCCCTCTGATAGAGGAAAGAAGAATCCTGCGTAAGGCGTTCCCTATGGTTGCTGCAAAACCGCGTTCTAAGGGCTGGCAGATGAATTTGCCATACTTATCTGTATGACTATCCCTGGTAACCTCCAGACGTTCCGGAGCAACAAGGTCATGCCAGTTTCTGTAAAAGGGATTATCATCCCGAATTTCCTGTTCCATGAAATACCTGACCTTGTATTACTTGGAGTACAGCTCGACTATAAGCTGTTCGTTAATCGGCATGGTGATCTCTTCCCGATTAGGCATAGCCTGAACTGTTCCCTGAAAATTACCTTTATCTAACTCTAACCAGCTGGGGACTCCATGACGAGCGACAGCCTCAAGGTTTTCTGCGATAAAAGCGTTCTTACGGCTTTTTTCCTTCAGGGTAATCACATCACCGGGTTTAACCTGATAGGAAGGAATGGTAACTTTTTTACCGTTAACCTGAAAATGATTATGACGAACAAATTGGCGCGCCTGATCTCTGGAGCCAGCAAAACCCAAGCGATAAACAACGTTATCGATACGGCGCTCCAACATAGAGAGAAGGTTCAGACCAGTAACACCTTTTGCACGGTCGGCCAGATAAAAATAACGACGAAACTGCTTTTCAAGCATCCCGTAGATGTGCTTAACTTTCTGCTTCTCACGCAACTGCAATGCGTAGTCAGAGACTTTACGGAAACGATTCTGCCCGTGCTGGCCGGGCGCATAGGCGCGACGCTCAAAAGAGCACTTATCAGAATAGCATCTCTCGCCTTTCAAAAATAATTTAAGATTTTCCCGTCTGCAAGTCCGGCAGGAAGCTCCTGTATATCTGGCCACTTATTCCTCCATCAAAATAATCGGTATCGGTTTTACGCTGCGTTCAGCACATAGCTGGCAACGACCGTACAAAACAACTTCTCTCTGCTTAAACCCGCCGACGCTTGGGGGGTTTACAGCCATTATGCGGAATTGGAGTTACATCTACAATCTTCGTCACTTCCAAATCCGTACCGGTCAGGGCACGCAGAGCTGCCTCGCGACCAGGCCCGGGGCCTTTGACGCGGATCTCAACACGACGCAGGCCGTTCTCTTTTGCTTTTGCCACTGCGTCACTCAACGCGTTCTGCGCAGCAAAAGGAGTGGATTTCCGAGACCCCTTAAAGCCGATAACCCCTGCACTGGACCAGGAAACAGCATTTCCCTGCTTATCCGCAATGGTTATCAAGGTATTATTAAACGTTGAGTAGATGAAAATAATCCCTTCTGGAACATTTTTCTTTTCCCGGCGCTTTGTACGTACTGCGCCTTTTTTACCTTTCGCCATATCAGCTCCGTATAGCTTCCTCTATGAAAATAGCACTTTCACCGGCAGTAAAAGCGAGTTAACAATCTTATTTCTTACGTACCGCTGCGCCGCGTTTCGGACCTTTACGAGTCCGTGCGTTGGTCTTTGTCCGCTGACCGCGACAGGGGAGGCTCATACGATGACGTCGTCCACGGTAGGTACCAAGATCAATATGACGCTTAATATCCATAGCCACTTCACGACGGCGGTCACCTTCTACAACATAATCGGACTCAATGATCTTCCTGATCCGTGTTACATCATCGCCACTCAGATCATCTGAGTTCATCTGATACGGCAGATCTGCCTTATCCAAGATAGCGCGCGCCGTCGTAAGGCCGATACCGTAAATATAGGTAAGCGCCCTGTCCATGTGCTTATTGCGCGGTAAATCTACACCTGATATTCGTGCCAAAACCCTACTCCTTTAAAAAAAAGCAACCTTACGGTTATTATCCCTGACGCTGCTTATGCTTTGAATTTTTGCAGTTTACCCGAACCACACCCTTGCGTTTAAGGATCTTACAGTCGCTGCACATTTTTTTAACAGATGCTCGTACTTTCATTTCCCTGTTTCCTTGCTGACTTGCTTGGTTCAGCGCTTCCCTTTACCGCCGCCTTTTGAGCGGAAAGTAACACGCCCTCTTGTCAGGTCATACGGTGACAACTCAACGGTCACTCGATCACCCGGAAGAATTTTAATATAATGCATGCGCATTTTTCCAGAAATATGCGCCAGAACCTTATGCCCGTTGTCAAGTTCAACACGAAACATCGCGTTGGGTAAAGGCTCAATTATAGTTCCCTCAACTTCGATGGCTTCTTCTTTGGCCATAATTCCCATCCAGTTTTTTTTTCGACGAAAATCAAAAAAAGGTTATTATATATAAAAAAGTTTTTTTTACAACCAGTTTTCACCTGATTTGGATAAAAAAAAGAACCCATTGGGGTTCTGGGGTCACTTCGCTGTATTATCAAAAAATTACAGTTCTTCTTTTCTCCTGCTCAACACAAGAGGACCTGCTGCTGTAGCAGCAACAGAATGCTCAAAATGAGCAGAAGGTTTCCTGTCGGCTGTAATGACAGTCCAACCATCCCTGAGAACCTTGACATTGGCTGTCCCAACATTAATCATTGGTTCTATAGCCAAGACCATCCCTTCAATAATGCGCGGCGAGGGTTGCTTCTGGACATAATTGGGGACTTCAGGAGCCTCATGTAAGCTTGTTCCTATCCCATGTCCAACAAACTGACGAACAACAGAAAAACCATTCTCTTCAGCATACTGTTGAATAGCAGCAGAAACATCCATCACCCTGTTGCCAATCTGAACCTGTTTGATACCCCGCTCCAAGGCATCTTGGGTCACTTGAAGCAGGCGCTTCTTACGTGCAGACAACTTGCCCACCGGTATAGTAATGGCTGAGTCTCCGTAAAAGCCATTATAGATGACGCCAAAATCAACAGAGACAATATCCCCTTCCCGGACTTTTACTTTTTTCGAGGGAATGCCGTGGACAATCTGCTCATTAATAGAAACGCAAAGGCTTGCAGGAAAGCCTCTGTAGTTGAGAAAAGCAGGCTCCGCCCCCTGATCTCGACAAAAATCATGCGCCCAACGATCCATCTGACGTGTTGTCAGGCCGGGGCGCATTTCTCTTTGCAGCATTTCTAAAACGCCAGCAACTATCCTGTTTGCTTGTCGCATGACCTCGATTTCTTCCGAGGTCTTTACTATGATATTTTTTTCGTTATCAGCTGACACTCAAATCTCAACGTCTGCCTTTCATCTTACCGGCTTTCATGAACCCATCGTAATTGCGCATAACGAGGTGAGATTCAATTTTTGAAATAGTATCAATAGCCACACCGACAACAATCAACAGGGCAGTACCACCAAAATAGAAAGGTACATTAAAGTTACTCACTAAAATAGTCGGCAAGACACAAACAGCTGCCAAATAAGCAGCTCCAACCACTGTTATTCTGGTGAGAACTTTATCAATAAATTCAGCTGATTTTTTCCCAGGCCTGATGCCCGGTATGAAGCCACCGTTCTTCTTCAGATTCT is drawn from Candidatus Electrothrix aestuarii and contains these coding sequences:
- the rpsD gene encoding 30S ribosomal protein S4; the encoded protein is MARYTGASCRTCRRENLKLFLKGERCYSDKCSFERRAYAPGQHGQNRFRKVSDYALQLREKQKVKHIYGMLEKQFRRYFYLADRAKGVTGLNLLSMLERRIDNVVYRLGFAGSRDQARQFVRHNHFQVNGKKVTIPSYQVKPGDVITLKEKSRKNAFIAENLEAVARHGVPSWLELDKGNFQGTVQAMPNREEITMPINEQLIVELYSK
- the rpsK gene encoding 30S ribosomal protein S11: MAKGKKGAVRTKRREKKNVPEGIIFIYSTFNNTLITIADKQGNAVSWSSAGVIGFKGSRKSTPFAAQNALSDAVAKAKENGLRRVEIRVKGPGPGREAALRALTGTDLEVTKIVDVTPIPHNGCKPPKRRRV
- the rpsM gene encoding 30S ribosomal protein S13; translation: MARISGVDLPRNKHMDRALTYIYGIGLTTARAILDKADLPYQMNSDDLSGDDVTRIRKIIESDYVVEGDRRREVAMDIKRHIDLGTYRGRRHRMSLPCRGQRTKTNARTRKGPKRGAAVRKK
- the rpmJ gene encoding 50S ribosomal protein L36, with protein sequence MKVRASVKKMCSDCKILKRKGVVRVNCKNSKHKQRQG
- the infA gene encoding translation initiation factor IF-1, giving the protein MAKEEAIEVEGTIIEPLPNAMFRVELDNGHKVLAHISGKMRMHYIKILPGDRVTVELSPYDLTRGRVTFRSKGGGKGKR
- the map gene encoding type I methionyl aminopeptidase, which produces MSADNEKNIIVKTSEEIEVMRQANRIVAGVLEMLQREMRPGLTTRQMDRWAHDFCRDQGAEPAFLNYRGFPASLCVSINEQIVHGIPSKKVKVREGDIVSVDFGVIYNGFYGDSAITIPVGKLSARKKRLLQVTQDALERGIKQVQIGNRVMDVSAAIQQYAEENGFSVVRQFVGHGIGTSLHEAPEVPNYVQKQPSPRIIEGMVLAIEPMINVGTANVKVLRDGWTVITADRKPSAHFEHSVAATAAGPLVLSRRKEEL